The DNA segment GGTCGATAGCTTAGTGCAGGAAGGTCATCGGCTGGCGGATAAGCAGATTGTGATCGATGATATTTATTTAATTCGGGCAGTGATTTCCCAGTGGATTGCCAGTGATACTGTGCAAGCGATTTTGGTGACGGGGGGCACGGGTTTTACCGGTCGCGATTCTACGCCAGAAGCGGTCAGTGTGTTATTTGATAAAACGGTAGAAGGCTTTGGCGAGCTATTTCGCCATTTATCCTATGATGAAATTGGTACTTCAACCGTGCAGTCACGCGCGATTGCCGGTCTGGCCAATGAAACTGTGATCTTTTGTATGCCGGGTTCAACCAGTGCCTGTCAGACTGCCTGGGGAAAAATTATTCGTGAGCAATTGGATAGTACTTACCGCCCGTGTAATTTTGTGGGTGTACTAAAAACCCGTGCCGAGCAGAACAATGCCTAAGGCCATTAAAACCAGAGCGCCGCTAATGCCAGTGGAAGATGCTCTGGCTGCTATTCTTGGCGCTGCCACACCGATTACCGAAATAGAGACCGTGCCTTTATTAAAGGCGCTGGGCCGTGTACTGGCCGCCGATCAATCATCCGCCGTTGACGTACCGCCCTGCGATAACAGCGCCATGGATGGCTATGCCATTCGCTATAGTGATTTGGCCGCTGGCGCAGCGCTGGCGGTTAGTCAGCGTATCCCTGCTGGAACGATGGGGGAGTCGCTGGCGGCAGGTACAGCGGCGAGAATTTTTACCGGCGCTGCCATTCCCGACAACGCCGATACAGTGGTCATGCAAGAAGATACCGAATCGGCCGGTGAGGGTAGTGGTGAGGGTATTACAGTCACCGCTGAGATTAAGGTGGGTCAACATATTCGCCCCAAGGGGCAGGATATCCGTTATGGCAGCGTTGTTATTGCTAAAGGCAAGCGGCTACAGCCCCAGGATATTGGTCTGCTAGCCTCAATAGGCGCTACCGAGGTAGACGTGTTTAGGCCTTTAAAAGTTGCGGTGTTATCCACTGGCGACGAGTTGGTAGAGCCGGGCACCCCTTTGGCTGAAGGCCAGATTTATAATTCTAACCGATACACCTTATCCGCTCTGCTGACGGCCATGGGGTACGAGGTGATGGATGGCGGTATTGTCGCCGATGATTTTGATATCACCTGCCAGCAACTACAGACTCTGGCTGAGAGGGCGGATATTATTATTTCTTCCGGTGGTGTATCCGTGGGCGAGGAAGATCATGTGAAGGCGGCGGTAGAGTCTTTGGGTGAATTAGGGTTATGGAAGTTAAATATTAAACCAGGCAAGCCTTTGGCGTTTGGCTCGGTGAGCGGTACCCCGTTTTTTGGTTTGCCGGGTAACCCGTCCTCCGTGTTTGTCACCTTTTCCCTGTTGGCTCGTCCCTATTTATTACGTTATCAGGGGCAGGCTGAGGTTGCGCCGATTATCACTAAAGCCGAAGCGGGGTTTGATTGGCAAAGAGCGGGTACTCGCCAGGAATATCTGCGGGCTAAAGTGCAGGGTGGCAAGGTTGAGTTATATCCCAATCAAAGCTCTGGTGTGTTGGCGTCTGCAAGCTGGGCGAATGCATTGGTAGTGTTACCCCCCAATACCAAGGTAGCCACCGGTGATCAAGTTCAGGTGATTTTGCTGACAGAGCTGTCAGGCTAATATACGTAGGGTGGATTATAATCCACCAGCCCCCAATGCCAATAAAAATGCCGGACTTAAAAAGCCCGGCATTGATGGTGTATTTTAATCCACCCTACACTTTCTGGAAGACTACGCTGGCGTTGGTGCCACCAAAACCAAAGCTATTAGACATAGCCCGAGTAATCGTTACATCATCTTTACGCTCAGTCACAATATTCAACTTGGCCGCTTCTGGGTCCAGATTCTCGATATTGGCCGAGGCACACACAAAGTTGTTTTCCATCATCAGCAATGAGTAGATCGCTTCCTGAACCCCGGTAGCGCCTAGAGAGTGGCCGCTCAGGGATTTGGTGGAGCTGATCATTGGAGAATTATCACCAAAGGCCTCCACAATTGCTTTAAGCTCCTGGATATCACCGGCAGGGGTAGACGTGCCGTGGGAGTTAATATAATCCAGCGGGCCGTCAACGGTAGCCAGGGCTTGTTCCATGCAGCGCACGGCACCTTCACCGCTGGGGGCAACCATATCGTAGCCATCAGAGGTGGCGCCATAGCCAACCACTTCCGCGTAGATTTTGGCGCCGCGAGCTTTCGCGTGTTCGTATTCTTCGACCACTACCATACCGCCGCCACCGGAGATAACAAAACCATCGCGGTCTGCATCATAAGCCCTTGAGGCTTTATCGGGGGTGTCATTATATTTGGTAGAGAGTGCGCCCATGGCATCAAACAGGCAGCTTAGGGTCCAGTGTTCTTCTTCACCGCCACCGGCAAAAATCACATCCTGCTTGCCCAGTTGGATTTGCTCCAGCGCAGTGCCAATACAGTGGGCACTGGTGGCGCAGGCGGAGGATATAGAGTAGTTAACGCCTTTGATTTTAAACGGTGTCGCCAGACAGGCTGATACGGTGCTGCCCATCGTTTGGGTTACTCGGTAGGGCCCAATACGTTTCAGACCGCGATCGCGCAGGATATCGGCTGACTCGATCAGGTTGGCAGAGGATGCACCACCGGAGCCAGCGATAATACCGGTGCGAGGATTGGATATTTGCTCTTCGGTCAGGCCGGAGTCTTTAACGGCTTCCTGCATAGAGATATAGGCATAAGCCGCGGCATCACCCATAAAGCGAAGCTGCTTGCGGTCAATATGTTCTTTAAAGTCGATATCAATGGTACCGGCAATATGGCTGCGCAGGCCCATTTCTTTATAGTCTTCACGGTACTGGATACCCGATTTCCCTTCTTTCAGGGATTCCAGTACTGCGTCTTTGCCCGTACCAATGCAAGATACAATGCCTAGCCCGGTAATTACTGCTCTTTTCATAGCTGCCTCGTTTAGCTGCCTTGTTGTCGTTCAAGGAGGGCGCGACCAGAGGTGCGCCAGGTTAAAATAAGTTTCGTGGTTTAAAAAGCCATATTTTCAGGCTGGAATACACCAACACGCAAATCTTTAGCGGTATAGATGACTTTGCCATCAACAGCAACGGAGCCATCAGCGATTCCCATTATTAGCTTACGTTCAATAACTCTTTTAAAATCAAGCTGATAGGTGACTTTTTTGGCGTCGGGCAGGATTTGACCGGTAAATTTAATCTCGCCAGCCCCCAGTGCGCGACCGCGACCTTTATTGCCTCTCCAGCTTAGGAAGAAACCGACCAATTGCCACATGGCATCCAGGCCAAGGCAGCCGGGCATAACAGGGTCGTCTTTAAAGTGGCAGTCAAAAAACCAAAGGTCAGGGTTAATATCAAGCTCAGCGGTGACTTCCCCTTTACCGTAGAGTCCGCCGTCGTTGGTCATATTTAAGACTCTATCAATCATTAACATATTGTCAGAGGGTAAACGGGCAAATTCTTCACCAAATAAAGTGCCTTGGCCTGAGGCGATTAGCTCTTCTTTAGTGAACGAGTTTTGATTGTGGGAAGACATAAAAGGTTCCAATTTAGGGACTTTGTTAGGGGCTTTACAAGCATGGGTGTGTGAAAAGTGCGCATTGTAATCTATGGCGGCCTCGCAAGCCAATAATTGCCACATTTAAGGTGTTGATTGCACTGGGAATATAGGAGGGCTTGATATAGGATGTTGCGTCGTTACGATAATAAATTTAATAGGTTAGCGGCTGTTTGGTGAGATATAAGGGGATATAATTGAAAGTTGCAGTGGTAGGTACAGGGTATGTAGGCCTGGTGACAGGTGCTTGTTTTACGGAAATGGGCAATCATGTGGTTTGTATCGATATTGATGAGGCCAAGTTGGACCGGTTGCGAGCCGGTGAAATCCCTATTTTTGAGCCTGGTTTGGATGCCGTTGTTAGTTCGGGTATTGAGGCTGGCTTACTGCGTTTTAGTTCTGATATCGCTGAGTCGATTAAAGATGCTGAGTATATCTTTATTGCTGTGGGTACACCTCCCGGCGAGGATGGTTCGGCGGATTTGCAGTATGTTTTGGCCGTGGCCAAAAGTATTGGCGAACATTTGAAAAATTATGCGGTCGTTATCGATAAGTCCACCGTACCCGTTGGCACCGCGGATAAAGTGCATGCTGAAATTAGCTCACAGTTAGCGCTTAGAGACGCTGATATCGATTTTGATGTGGTCAGCAACCCTGAGTTTTTAAAAGAAGGGGCGGCCGTCAATGACTTTATGCGTCCTGACCGTGTCGTTGTCGGCACCAATAGCGAAAAAGCTCGCCAAAAGATGACCGAGCTGTACAGTCCCTATCTGAGATCCAGCGACCGCCTGATGTTTATGGGGGTGCGTGATGCCGAAATGACTAAATATGCGGCTAATGCCATGCTGGCGACTAAAATTTCCTTTATGAATGAGGTTGCAGGCCTCTGTGATGAGCTTGACGTTGATGTTGAAAATGTCAGACGCGGTATTGGCTCTGACAGCCGTATTGGTTACTCGTTTATTTACCCCGGCTGTGGTTATGGTGGCTCCTGTTTTCCCAAAGATGTAAAGGCTTTGGTGCACACCGCTGAGCAATCGGGCTTTGAGCCCACCCTATTGGCTGCGGTAGAAAAGAGAAATAACAGCCAGAAGCATAAGCTATTTAGTAATATATCCGGCTACTTTAAGGGTGACCTTAAAGGTAAGCGCATTGCTGTTTGGGGCCTGGCCTTTAAGCCGGGTACGGATGATATGCGTGAGGCGCCTTCAATTGTCTTAATTAATGCCCTGATTGAAGCGGGTGCGCAGGTTTGTGCCTTCGACCCAGTGGCGAAAGAAACAGCGGCCAGAGAGTTTCCAGAACAGTGGTTGGCCGATGGTCAGTTGCAGATGGTGGATTTTCAGTACGATGTTTTAAAGCAGGCCGATGCTCTGGTATTAGTCACCGAATGGAAGCGCTTTCGCCAACCTGATTTTGAAGCGATGAAAGAGCTAATGAATGATGCGATTATTTTTGATGGTCGCAACCAATATGATCCCGATTATTTAAAATCTATTGAGTTTAAATACAGTGGTATTGGGCGTAACAATTTTAAATAAATTTTTATATTAGGAATATATGTTAATTCCAGTTTTATTGTCAGGTGGTGTTGGTAGCCGTTTGTGGCCGTTATCTCGAGAGTTAAACCCCAAGCAATTTTTACCCTTGGCCGGTAGCTTAAGTTTACTCGAGCAAACGATGGAGCGTACCAAGAGTCTGGATGCCGGTGCGCCGATTATTGTGTGTAATGACGAGCATCGTTTTACCGTAGCGGAGCAAATGCGTGGTATAGGTACCAATCCTGACGCAATTATTCTTGAACCGATGGGGAAAAACACCGCACCTGCCGTTGCCGTTGCTGCTTTACAAGCCATTAAGCAAAGCCCTGAGGGTGTTATGCTGGTGATGCCTGCTGATCATGTAGTCAGGGATGTGCCAGCTTTCTCAGCAGCGGTAGCGGCTGGTATGACGGAAGCGCAACAGGGTAGGTTGGTGACCTTTGGTATCGTGCCTGAATCTCCTGAGACAGGTTATGGTTATATCCGTCGTAATGCTGAGGTATCACCGGGGAATTATGCAATTGCCGAGTTTGTAGAAAAGCCGTCTTTGGAAATTGCCCAGCAATATGTCGACAGTGGTGACTATTATTGGAATAGTGGCATGTTTTTGATGGGTGCCCAAACCTATTTGGACGAACTACAGGTTTTGGCTCCCGCTATGTTATCAGCCGCCAAGGCCGCATTCGACGCTGCCAATGATGATCTTGATTTTGTTCGTCTTGGTGCTGAAGAGTTTTCCCGTTGCCCCAGTGATTCCATTGATTATGCTGTGATGGAAAAAACAGAGCAAGGCGTGGTAGTGCCGTTATCCTGTGGTTGGAGTGATGTCGGTGCCTGGTCGAGTTTGTGGGAGGTGGGTGATAAAGATACCTCTGGCAATGTCATGGTTGGCGATACTTTATTGCACAATACTGAAAATAGTTATGTGCACAGCAATTCACGCTTAGTCACAACAGTGGGTGTTGATAATATTGTAGTGGTTGAAACTCCGGATGCCGTATTGGTTGCCGACAAAGATCAAGTGCAAGATGTGAAAGCGATTGTTAATAGCTTAAAGGCTGCGGACAGGACTGAAGCGACAGCACATACTAAAGTCTATCGTCCCTGGGGGTCTTATGAATCTCTGGCGATTGCTGAGCGTTTTCAAGTTAAGCGTATTGTTGTTAACCCGGGCCAGAAGCTTTCGCTGCAATTGCATCATCATCGTGCAGAACATTGGATTGTAGTGAGTGGTACGGCTGTTGTTACCTGCGGCGACAAAGAGTTTGTTTTATCGGAAGATCAGTCAACCTATATTCCATTGGGAACCAAACATCGTCTGGCCAACACCGGTGTTATACCGCTGGAGCTTATCGAGGTTCAAAGTGGTAGTTATTTAGGTGAAGATGATATTGTCAGATTTGAAGATGTTTACGGACGCAGTAATTAAAATTTTTAAAAGGTTTTTTATTCATGATTAATAAATGTTTATTTCCGGTTGCGGGTTATGGAACGCGGTTTTTGCCAGCTACGAAATCCATGCCGAAAGAAATGCTGCCGGTGGTTAATAAGCCATTGGTGCAATACGGTGTTGAAGAGGCGATTGCTGCGGGCATGAATCAAATGGCTTTTGTGACTGGGCGTGGTAAGCGTGCGATCACTGATCACTTTGATATTAGTTATGAGTTGGAGCACCAAATTGCAGGTAGTGCGAAAGAAAGCTACTTAACCAGTATTCGTGGCGTACTTGATCAGGCTACCTTTACTATGACTCGCCAACGTGAAATGAAAGGTTTAGGGCATGCTATTCTGACGGGTGAGACGCTGATCGGTAATGAACCCTTTGGCGTCGTCTTGTCCGATGATTTATGTCTCAATAATGGCGATGCTGTTTTGGCGCAGATGGTGAATTTGTATAAGCAGTTTCGTTGCAGCATTGTTGCCATTCAGGAAGTGCCCAAAGACCAGACTGAAAAATACGGGGTGATTTCCGGCGAAGCGTTGAAAGATGGCTTGTACCGTGTTGATGATATGGTTGAAAAGCCCAGTCCGGAAGATGCGCCATCTAACCTGGCGATCATTGGTCGCTATATATTGACACCAGATATTTTTGATATTTTACGTGATACTCCACCAGGCAAAGGGGGTGAGGTACAGCTGACAGATGCGCTCTTGACGCAGGCTAAAAATGGCTGTGTGATGGCCTATAAATTTGAAGGTCAACGCTTTGATTGCGGCAGTGTTGATGGCTTTGTTGAAGCTACCAACTACGTTTATGAAAATGTCTATAAAGCCTAATAAAGAGAACGCGCTAGATGCCTACTGAGTTAACCTGTTTTAAAGCCTATGATATTCGGGGCCGTGTCCCTGACGAATTAAATGCAGATATTGCCTATGCAATTGGCCGTGCCTATGCCGAAGTAGTCAAGCCTAAAAAAGTTGTGGTGGGTCATGATATTCGCTTAACCAGCCAGGAAATCAAAGCTGCGGTTTCCCAGGGTTTGATGGACGCCGGTGTTGATGTTTATGATATTGGCCAGTGCGGTACCGAAGAAATTTACTTTGCTACCTTTCATGCCGAAATGGATGGCGGTATAGCGGTTACTGCCAGTCATAACCCTAAAGATTACAACGGCATGAAGTTTGTCCGTGAAGGTTCCAAACCGATTAGTGGCGATACCGGCTTATTTGATATCAAACAATTAGCTGAGGAAAATAACTTTCCTGAAGTCGCTAGCAAAGGGCAGTTGTTCCCGCTGGATTCGGCGCAGGCCTATATCGAGCATTTGTTATCCTATGTCGATGCCGCTGCGTTAAAACCTTTAAAGGTTGTCGTGAATGCAGGTAATGGTGGCGCCGGTGCAGTGATTGATCGTATTGAATCAAAACTGCCTTTTGATTTTATTAAATTGCACCATGAGCCGGATGGCCATTTTCCTAATGGTGTGCCTAACCCCTTATTAGTTGAGAACCGCCAAATCACTATTGATGCCGTCAAAGAGCATAATGCAGATTTAGGTATTGCCTGGGATGGTGATTTTGATCGCTGCTTTTTCTTTGATGAAAATGGCGAGTTTATTGAAGGTTATTATGTGGTTGGCCTTTTGGCTGAAGCCTTTTTGCTCGGTAGCAGTGGTGAGAAAATAGTCCATGACCCTCGTTTGACCTGGAATACGATTGATATTGTTGAGTCTAATGGTGGTGCTGCCGTTGAAAGTAAAACCGGCCACGCCTTTATTAAAGAACGTATGCGCCTTGAAAACGCGGTCTATGGTGGCGAGATGAGCGCCCACCATTATTTCAGGGATTTTGCCTACTGTGATAGCGGTATGATTCCCTGGTTATTAGTGACCCAATTAATTTCAAACCGTGGCCAGACGCTTTCTTCGATGGTGGCAGAGCGCATGCAGGCCTTTCCATGTAGTGGCGAAATCAACCGGAAAATTGAGGACCCCGCTGCAGCTATTGCTAACGTTGAGGCGCATTTTGCCGCTGAGGCAAAAACGGTAGAACGAGTGGATGGTTTAAGCATGAGCTTTGGTGAATGGCGTTTTAATTTAAGAATGTCTAATACCGAGCCGGTGGTTAGATTGAATGTAGAGAGTGCTCAGAACCCCTCATTGATGAATGAGAAGACTGAGCTACTGTTATCGATGCTCAATGGTTAGTATTTAACCGGGTGATAAAAAAAGGAGCTTTAAGCTCCTTTTTTTATGACTGCATATTACCGGATTTATATTTGATAGTAGTCACGGTACCACTCTACAAAGTTTTTAACCCCGCTTTCTATGGGTGTTTCAGGTTTGTAGTCGACGTCTTTGATTAAGGCGTCCACGTCTGCATAAGTGTCAGGCACATCCCCGGGTTGCAGAGGTAGCAGGTTCATTTCTGCTTTCTTACCAAGGCAGTCTTCCAGGATTTCGATATAGCGTAATAGCTCGCAGGGTTTGTTACTGCCGATATTGTACAGGCGGTAGGGTGCTTTTGACGTGGCGGGGTCCGGGCTGTCGCCATTCCAGTCCTGGTTGGGTAGCGCTACGTTATCCAGTGTTCTGATGACCCCTTCAACAATGTCATCGATATACGTGAAGTCACGACGGTGGTTGCCGTAATTGAAGACATCAATAGGTTCTCCGGCCAGAATTTTGCGAGTAAACAGAAATAGGGCCATATCCGGACGTCCCCAGGGGCCGTAGACGGTAAAGAAGCGAAGGCCAGTAGTCGGTATATCAAAGAGGTGGCTGTATGTATGCGCCATCAATTCATTGGATTTTTTGCTGGCAGCATAGAGGCTAACAGGGTGGTCAACATTGTTATGCACTGAAAAAGGCATGGCAGTATTGGCGCCATAGACCGAACTACTGGACGCATATACCAAGTGTTTGGTGCCGTGGTGTCTACATCCCTCAAGGATATTTAAAAAGCCCGTAATATTGGCATCAATATAAGCTTGAGGGTTTTCGAGCGAATAGCGCACTCCGGCCTGAGCGGCGAGGTTGACCACTTTATCCGGTTGGTGGTCACTGAAAACTTTGTCTATACCTTTGGCATCTTCAATGCCAAGACGAATATCGGTAAAGCCTTTGTGGGGGGTGAGCTTGGCAAGGCGGTCTTTTTTTAGCTGTACGTCATAGTAATCATTGAGATTGTCTACGCCAATGACTTCGTCGCCTCTGGCAAGTAGACGTTGCGCTAATGTAGAGCCGATAAAGCCGGCTGTACCGGTAATTAAAATTTTCATAAATTATTGTTCCTAATACTTTTTATAATCGGCCATCCACTTGTTCTTTGGGTAATATATTTTTCACATCAAAAAGAACGTGCTTGTTATTGCCTAGCGCCCTAATAGCCGAAGCCCCCATTGCGGCGAATTGGTCATGGGCGACACAGAGTATGATGGCGTCATAATGGCCTTTTCGGGGCGAGGCCACCAGATCGTAACCGTAGGTTTCTTGTGCTTCCTGAGCAGAGGCCCAAGGGTCGTGGATGTCAATATTAGCATGATAGGTTTGCAATTGGGCGACAATGTCGACAACCCTGGTATTGCGTAAATCAGGGCAGTTTTCTTTAAAGGTCAGGCCAAGAATCAGTATATTGGCATCTACAATATGAATACGTTTTTGGGTCATGAGTTTAATGACATTGTCAGCCACATAATTGCCCATGCTGTCATTGATACGCCGGCCGGACATAATGACTTCGGGGTGGTAGCCAATTTCCTGAGCCTTATGCGTCAGATAATAAGGGTCAACACTAATGCAGTGGCCACCGACCAGACCGGGCCGAAATGGAAGGAAGTTCCATTTGCTGCCGGCAGCTTCCAATACCTCCAGAGTATCAATATCGAGGCGGTTGAAGATTAGGGCTAGTTCATTAATTAGCGCAATATTAACATCCCGCTGGGTATTTTCGATGACTTTGGCCGCTTCGGCGACTTTGATGCTGCTGGCTTTATGGGTGCCCGCGGTGACGATTCTCTGATATAGCTGGTCAATATAATCGCTGGCTTCGACCGTAGAGCCAGAGGTGACTTTGATAATATTGCTGACTCGGTGTTGTTTGTCGCCTGGGTTGATTCGTTCCGGGCTATAACCAGCATAGAAGTCACGATTAAAGTCCAGCTTTGATAAGTTCTCAATAATCGGGATGCAAATTTCTTCAGTGCAGCCGGGGTAAACGGTTGATTCATAAATCACAATATTCCCCTTCGATATAATGCCTCCAATCAGTTCGGATGCCTTTATAAGGGGGGTTAAATTAGGTTGCTTGTTGTTATCTATCGGCGTGGGCACTGTAACGATATAAATATCGCAATCTTGAAGTTCAGCGGCACTGCTAGTGAAGGACAGGTGAGCCGCCGTCGCCAGTTCTGCTTCGCTGAGTTCCAGGGTGGTGTCATTGCCCGCTTTTAGCTCGTTAATGCGCTGTTGATTAATATCGAAGCCTAGGCATGGCAGGGTTTTGCCGAACTCCGCGGCAAGGGGTAATCCGACGTAGCCGAGACCTATGATCGCGATTTGCGGATGTTCCTTAAATGTCATGTATTACTCCTATAAATATACTGCTTTTGCGCCATCAATAAGTGCGGAGATGGCCCTGTCCACTGGCCTGCTAACGCTGTTGCTGCTGACCACCAAGGGACTCTGTTAGTGCAGGGCTGTTCTATTATAGTCAATGATGACCCAAGAGGTGGCGCGGTCGATATCCAGTGAGGGGCAGATTGGTAAAAGTTGGCAATATTTACTGCTAATTGGTCAATAATTGCTCATTCATTATGTGGGGAGCTTCTCGTTGATTAAAGCTTAATTGGCATAATTACCAGTAAAGATGCAGAGCATTGAATACAGACTATATTAAAATGGTTTAGCGATTAAATAAGAGTGTAATAGATCCTGAGAAACGGGGCTTAATCAATAGAATATTCTGGTTTGGTGGCTCAGGTTCTTTTGCCAATAAATAACAAGTGATAACTCGCGTATAATGGCTTAACACGAGTGATTGGTGCTCAATGAGGGAGTAACTTAGCTAAGTGGCACATATTCAAGTCTTTAATCATCATGTTCAGCTGCCCTATATTTTCTTATCGATTGTAGAATTTTTTGTGCTTGGCCTGACTGCCTATATAGGCTTGGCCTATAGCACCCTCGGTGTCGATCTGTTTTTCTATAGCCCGTCCCCTCAGACAACGCAATATGTACTGATTTACGCCTCTGTCATGCTGTTATCTACCTACGCTATGGGGGTGTATGGTGCCGGTATCTCCGAGGGTTTTGGCAGTATGTTTATCCGGACGGTAGTCAGTTACTGTCTTTTGGGTGCAGCTTCGCTGGTGTTACTTAGTTATGTATTGATAGGCCTGACCGAGAGTCGGGGGGCCTTATTTGCTTCTGCGACCCTATCTTTACTCGGGGTGGCGCTGGTGCGCTGGTTCTTCTATTCGATAGTCGATGCGAGTCAGCTTAAACGTCGTATATTGGTATTGGGTGCAGGTCAGCGTGCCGCCAAGATTATCCAGCGTATTGAGGCTGAGCAGTTTATCGGTAGTGAAATTATTGGATTTATTCCATCTGATCCTGATGAGCCGGTCGTTGACAGGTCTTTGCTGTTAGACCCGGTAGCAGGGCTTAGGGAGTTAGTGGAGCGCCTGGAGATAGATGAGATCCTGGTGGCCATTGATGAGCGCCGTCGCGATAAAGGTAGCTTCTTTCCTT comes from the Oceanicoccus sagamiensis genome and includes:
- the fabA gene encoding bifunctional 3-hydroxydecanoyl-ACP dehydratase/trans-2-decenoyl-ACP isomerase encodes the protein MSSHNQNSFTKEELIASGQGTLFGEEFARLPSDNMLMIDRVLNMTNDGGLYGKGEVTAELDINPDLWFFDCHFKDDPVMPGCLGLDAMWQLVGFFLSWRGNKGRGRALGAGEIKFTGQILPDAKKVTYQLDFKRVIERKLIMGIADGSVAVDGKVIYTAKDLRVGVFQPENMAF
- the fabB gene encoding beta-ketoacyl-ACP synthase I, which produces MKRAVITGLGIVSCIGTGKDAVLESLKEGKSGIQYREDYKEMGLRSHIAGTIDIDFKEHIDRKQLRFMGDAAAYAYISMQEAVKDSGLTEEQISNPRTGIIAGSGGASSANLIESADILRDRGLKRIGPYRVTQTMGSTVSACLATPFKIKGVNYSISSACATSAHCIGTALEQIQLGKQDVIFAGGGEEEHWTLSCLFDAMGALSTKYNDTPDKASRAYDADRDGFVISGGGGMVVVEEYEHAKARGAKIYAEVVGYGATSDGYDMVAPSGEGAVRCMEQALATVDGPLDYINSHGTSTPAGDIQELKAIVEAFGDNSPMISSTKSLSGHSLGATGVQEAIYSLLMMENNFVCASANIENLDPEAAKLNIVTERKDDVTITRAMSNSFGFGGTNASVVFQKV
- the glp gene encoding gephyrin-like molybdotransferase Glp, which codes for MPKAIKTRAPLMPVEDALAAILGAATPITEIETVPLLKALGRVLAADQSSAVDVPPCDNSAMDGYAIRYSDLAAGAALAVSQRIPAGTMGESLAAGTAARIFTGAAIPDNADTVVMQEDTESAGEGSGEGITVTAEIKVGQHIRPKGQDIRYGSVVIAKGKRLQPQDIGLLASIGATEVDVFRPLKVAVLSTGDELVEPGTPLAEGQIYNSNRYTLSALLTAMGYEVMDGGIVADDFDITCQQLQTLAERADIIISSGGVSVGEEDHVKAAVESLGELGLWKLNIKPGKPLAFGSVSGTPFFGLPGNPSSVFVTFSLLARPYLLRYQGQAEVAPIITKAEAGFDWQRAGTRQEYLRAKVQGGKVELYPNQSSGVLASASWANALVVLPPNTKVATGDQVQVILLTELSG
- the galU gene encoding UTP--glucose-1-phosphate uridylyltransferase GalU — encoded protein: MINKCLFPVAGYGTRFLPATKSMPKEMLPVVNKPLVQYGVEEAIAAGMNQMAFVTGRGKRAITDHFDISYELEHQIAGSAKESYLTSIRGVLDQATFTMTRQREMKGLGHAILTGETLIGNEPFGVVLSDDLCLNNGDAVLAQMVNLYKQFRCSIVAIQEVPKDQTEKYGVISGEALKDGLYRVDDMVEKPSPEDAPSNLAIIGRYILTPDIFDILRDTPPGKGGEVQLTDALLTQAKNGCVMAYKFEGQRFDCGSVDGFVEATNYVYENVYKA
- a CDS encoding mannose-1-phosphate guanylyltransferase/mannose-6-phosphate isomerase, giving the protein MLIPVLLSGGVGSRLWPLSRELNPKQFLPLAGSLSLLEQTMERTKSLDAGAPIIVCNDEHRFTVAEQMRGIGTNPDAIILEPMGKNTAPAVAVAALQAIKQSPEGVMLVMPADHVVRDVPAFSAAVAAGMTEAQQGRLVTFGIVPESPETGYGYIRRNAEVSPGNYAIAEFVEKPSLEIAQQYVDSGDYYWNSGMFLMGAQTYLDELQVLAPAMLSAAKAAFDAANDDLDFVRLGAEEFSRCPSDSIDYAVMEKTEQGVVVPLSCGWSDVGAWSSLWEVGDKDTSGNVMVGDTLLHNTENSYVHSNSRLVTTVGVDNIVVVETPDAVLVADKDQVQDVKAIVNSLKAADRTEATAHTKVYRPWGSYESLAIAERFQVKRIVVNPGQKLSLQLHHHRAEHWIVVSGTAVVTCGDKEFVLSEDQSTYIPLGTKHRLANTGVIPLELIEVQSGSYLGEDDIVRFEDVYGRSN
- the moaB gene encoding molybdenum cofactor biosynthesis protein B — encoded protein: MSNSSGSEKQSLGVAVLTVSDTRTEANDTSGQYLVDSLVQEGHRLADKQIVIDDIYLIRAVISQWIASDTVQAILVTGGTGFTGRDSTPEAVSVLFDKTVEGFGELFRHLSYDEIGTSTVQSRAIAGLANETVIFCMPGSTSACQTAWGKIIREQLDSTYRPCNFVGVLKTRAEQNNA
- a CDS encoding phosphomannomutase, encoding MPTELTCFKAYDIRGRVPDELNADIAYAIGRAYAEVVKPKKVVVGHDIRLTSQEIKAAVSQGLMDAGVDVYDIGQCGTEEIYFATFHAEMDGGIAVTASHNPKDYNGMKFVREGSKPISGDTGLFDIKQLAEENNFPEVASKGQLFPLDSAQAYIEHLLSYVDAAALKPLKVVVNAGNGGAGAVIDRIESKLPFDFIKLHHEPDGHFPNGVPNPLLVENRQITIDAVKEHNADLGIAWDGDFDRCFFFDENGEFIEGYYVVGLLAEAFLLGSSGEKIVHDPRLTWNTIDIVESNGGAAVESKTGHAFIKERMRLENAVYGGEMSAHHYFRDFAYCDSGMIPWLLVTQLISNRGQTLSSMVAERMQAFPCSGEINRKIEDPAAAIANVEAHFAAEAKTVERVDGLSMSFGEWRFNLRMSNTEPVVRLNVESAQNPSLMNEKTELLLSMLNG
- a CDS encoding UDP-glucose dehydrogenase family protein, with the translated sequence MKVAVVGTGYVGLVTGACFTEMGNHVVCIDIDEAKLDRLRAGEIPIFEPGLDAVVSSGIEAGLLRFSSDIAESIKDAEYIFIAVGTPPGEDGSADLQYVLAVAKSIGEHLKNYAVVIDKSTVPVGTADKVHAEISSQLALRDADIDFDVVSNPEFLKEGAAVNDFMRPDRVVVGTNSEKARQKMTELYSPYLRSSDRLMFMGVRDAEMTKYAANAMLATKISFMNEVAGLCDELDVDVENVRRGIGSDSRIGYSFIYPGCGYGGSCFPKDVKALVHTAEQSGFEPTLLAAVEKRNNSQKHKLFSNISGYFKGDLKGKRIAVWGLAFKPGTDDMREAPSIVLINALIEAGAQVCAFDPVAKETAAREFPEQWLADGQLQMVDFQYDVLKQADALVLVTEWKRFRQPDFEAMKELMNDAIIFDGRNQYDPDYLKSIEFKYSGIGRNNFK